In one window of Blastopirellula marina DNA:
- a CDS encoding histone encodes MATKKKAAPKKTAKKAPAKKAAPKKAAKKTVKKAAAKKAAPKKAAKKTVKKAAAKKASPKKAAKKASPKKAAAKKTTKKPAAAPATPAT; translated from the coding sequence ATGGCAACCAAGAAGAAAGCTGCACCGAAGAAGACCGCCAAGAAAGCACCTGCCAAAAAGGCTGCCCCTAAGAAGGCTGCTAAGAAGACGGTCAAGAAGGCTGCTGCAAAGAAGGCCGCCCCTAAGAAGGCTGCAAAGAAGACGGTGAAGAAGGCTGCTGCCAAGAAAGCTTCGCCAAAGAAAGCTGCCAAGAAGGCTTCGCCTAAGAAGGCCGCCGCTAAGAAGACCACCAAAAAGCCAGCCGCTGCTCCAGCGACTCCAGCCACCTAA